From the Polyangiaceae bacterium genome, one window contains:
- a CDS encoding CTP synthase, which yields MSRRTKFVFVTGGVVSSIGKGLTSASIGALMEARGLRVTHMKLDPYINVDPGTMSPYQHGEVFVTDDGAETDLDLGHYERFTSCRLAKDANITTGRIYEAVISKERRGEYLGATVQVIPHITDEIKARVRAATESADIAIVEIGGTVGDIESLPFLEAIRQLKIEAGKENAVSVHVTLVPFIPTAGELKTKPTQHSVREMREIGIQPDILICRCDRPIARGLKEKIALFSNVMVDSVISAVDVGCIYELPLVLHAEGLDEEIAERLNIWSRQPELGTWKRVVEKFKKPDRGSVKIGVVGKYVHLKDSYKSLHESLVHGGLSNDVSVELEYIDSEAIERGSTESLLSGLDAILVPGGFGDRGVEGKIAAIRYARENKVPFFGICLGMQLAVIEFARHVCGLKGASSTEFQKDPPHPVIDLMPDQRGVKDKGGTMRLGAYPCKLLSGSRALEFYKKSEISERHRHRFEFNNDYRQPLTEAGLVLSGTSPDDRLVEIVELPDHPHFIGCQFHPEFKSRPMSSHPLFSGFVAAAVRRRDEIAKNAQKTEGGPPTETAVN from the coding sequence GTGAGTCGACGAACCAAGTTCGTATTTGTCACTGGGGGAGTGGTCTCTTCGATTGGCAAGGGGCTGACCAGCGCCTCGATCGGTGCCCTGATGGAGGCCCGCGGGCTGCGTGTCACGCACATGAAGCTGGATCCCTACATCAACGTGGATCCCGGCACGATGAGCCCCTACCAGCACGGTGAGGTGTTCGTGACCGACGACGGGGCCGAGACGGACCTGGATCTCGGACACTACGAGCGCTTCACGTCGTGCCGGCTGGCCAAGGACGCCAATATCACCACCGGGCGCATCTACGAAGCGGTAATCAGCAAGGAACGCCGGGGCGAGTACCTGGGTGCCACGGTGCAGGTCATTCCGCACATCACCGACGAGATCAAAGCACGGGTGCGGGCGGCTACTGAGAGCGCGGACATCGCGATTGTCGAGATTGGCGGAACGGTGGGCGACATCGAGTCCCTGCCCTTCTTGGAGGCCATTCGGCAGCTGAAGATCGAGGCAGGCAAGGAGAACGCCGTGAGCGTTCACGTCACCCTGGTGCCCTTCATCCCCACGGCGGGCGAGCTGAAAACGAAGCCGACCCAGCATTCCGTGCGTGAAATGCGCGAGATCGGCATCCAACCGGACATTCTGATCTGCCGCTGCGACCGCCCCATTGCCCGCGGTCTCAAGGAGAAGATCGCCCTGTTCTCCAACGTGATGGTCGACAGCGTGATCAGCGCCGTGGACGTGGGCTGCATCTACGAGTTGCCCTTGGTGTTGCATGCAGAGGGCTTGGACGAAGAAATCGCGGAGCGACTGAACATCTGGTCGCGGCAGCCAGAGCTGGGCACCTGGAAGCGGGTCGTCGAGAAGTTCAAGAAGCCCGACCGCGGCAGCGTGAAGATCGGTGTCGTGGGCAAGTACGTGCACTTGAAGGACAGCTACAAGTCCCTGCACGAGTCGCTGGTGCATGGCGGACTGTCCAACGACGTGTCCGTCGAGCTGGAGTACATCGACTCCGAGGCCATCGAGCGCGGGAGCACGGAGTCTCTGCTCAGCGGACTCGATGCCATCCTGGTACCCGGTGGCTTTGGAGATCGCGGCGTAGAAGGCAAGATCGCTGCAATCCGCTATGCACGGGAGAACAAAGTCCCCTTCTTCGGCATCTGCCTCGGCATGCAGCTGGCGGTGATCGAGTTCGCCCGCCACGTGTGCGGATTGAAGGGCGCCAGCAGCACCGAGTTCCAGAAAGACCCACCCCATCCGGTCATCGACCTGATGCCCGATCAGCGTGGTGTGAAGGACAAGGGCGGCACGATGCGCCTGGGCGCCTATCCGTGCAAGCTGCTTTCCGGCAGCCGCGCGCTGGAGTTCTACAAGAAGTCCGAGATCAGCGAACGCCACCGGCATCGCTTCGAGTTCAACAACGACTACCGGCAGCCGTTGACCGAGGCCGGCTTGGTGCTCAGCGGTACCAGCCCAGATGACCGCTTGGTGGAGATCGTGGAGCTGCCCGATCACCCGCACTTCATTGGTTGCCAGTTCCATCCGGAGTTCAAGAGCCGACCCATGTCGAGCCACCCGCTGTTCTCCGGTTTCGTCGCGGCTGCCGTACGTCGCCGTGACGAAATTGCGAAGAACGCCCAGAAGACCGAGGGCGGTCCGCCCACCGAGACCGCGGTCAACTGA
- a CDS encoding tetratricopeptide repeat protein — protein MTRITVLGVGVLSLLATSCGPGGAAQAVRPKDQKAADALGESKVDCRDVSRGAEPLVVDWKPEQRADLEVAMKDGIAVVKYDCHGLDVLSECKLAGEYGYIAMTKREQVVRLSDADEVKANLPLSGGSLGGELQRGSSLDVGIVMVGKHRTTWKQPTKADLQGECAGATHIVRAATVGAFVLSTGTNAKVAAAAELFGAGASTKSESSRQTKNQDGDPNSCGGAKPDDSSPPAQCGAAIRLVLSPIAPEPKGDATPAAAPAAETQCPEGLVLTEGKCGKPTETAAYQCKASDEAECKAQCDKGHAGSCGSLGHLLLDKDGKAAMALFDKACKDGDGPACAAQAREAYRGKAVSADPAVAKEAGGRACDLGIAEGCTVLGLLAKKDDAAAAQAAFGKACEGGDALGCAEAATLLSATDATKALRLHERACHGGIAESCIPIANAYDAGAPGVGKNPVLASILYRRACYSGSGLGCFHLGRLEFAQDKDSAKREFNMACMRNEKLGCAALNVGFGDQRVAVFEPAKKMAATQACMRGSNLDCVLVGLMDGAMKMPTAGQHFKQACMRGDQTACAFEKSLAKP, from the coding sequence ATGACGCGAATCACTGTTTTGGGTGTCGGTGTGCTGTCCCTCTTGGCAACGAGCTGTGGCCCTGGCGGGGCCGCGCAGGCGGTTCGACCCAAAGATCAAAAGGCGGCCGATGCCCTAGGGGAATCGAAGGTGGATTGCCGCGACGTGAGCCGAGGCGCCGAACCCCTCGTGGTCGACTGGAAACCGGAGCAACGGGCGGATCTCGAAGTCGCAATGAAGGACGGGATCGCCGTGGTCAAGTACGACTGCCACGGCCTCGACGTGCTCTCGGAGTGCAAACTCGCGGGCGAGTACGGGTACATCGCCATGACCAAGCGCGAGCAGGTGGTGCGCCTGTCGGACGCTGACGAGGTGAAGGCCAACCTTCCGCTCTCGGGCGGCAGCCTCGGCGGGGAACTTCAGCGCGGCTCGAGCCTCGACGTCGGCATCGTGATGGTTGGCAAACACCGCACTACCTGGAAGCAGCCCACCAAGGCAGACCTGCAAGGAGAGTGCGCCGGGGCGACACACATCGTTCGCGCAGCGACCGTGGGCGCCTTCGTGCTCAGCACGGGCACGAACGCAAAAGTGGCCGCCGCCGCCGAGCTCTTTGGCGCGGGTGCCAGCACCAAGAGCGAGAGTAGTCGCCAGACGAAGAACCAGGACGGCGATCCGAATTCCTGCGGCGGCGCCAAGCCCGACGATTCCTCGCCGCCGGCCCAGTGCGGCGCGGCCATTCGCCTCGTGCTGTCCCCCATCGCCCCCGAGCCCAAAGGCGACGCCACGCCGGCCGCCGCGCCCGCAGCGGAAACGCAGTGTCCCGAAGGCCTGGTGCTCACCGAAGGCAAGTGTGGCAAGCCGACGGAGACCGCGGCCTATCAGTGCAAGGCCAGCGACGAAGCCGAGTGCAAGGCCCAGTGCGACAAGGGCCATGCCGGAAGCTGCGGCAGCTTGGGCCACCTGCTGCTCGACAAGGACGGCAAAGCTGCGATGGCGCTGTTCGACAAGGCCTGCAAAGACGGTGACGGCCCGGCCTGCGCCGCCCAAGCGCGCGAGGCATACCGCGGCAAGGCAGTGAGCGCCGATCCGGCAGTGGCGAAAGAAGCTGGCGGGCGCGCTTGCGACCTCGGCATCGCTGAAGGATGCACAGTGCTCGGACTGCTCGCGAAGAAGGACGACGCTGCCGCGGCTCAAGCCGCCTTTGGTAAAGCCTGCGAAGGCGGCGACGCCCTCGGTTGTGCCGAGGCAGCCACTTTGCTTTCCGCCACAGACGCCACGAAAGCGCTACGTCTGCATGAGCGAGCCTGTCACGGTGGCATTGCCGAAAGCTGCATTCCCATCGCCAACGCCTACGATGCCGGAGCGCCCGGTGTCGGCAAGAATCCAGTGCTGGCCTCCATTCTCTATCGCCGCGCGTGTTACAGCGGCAGCGGTCTCGGCTGCTTCCATCTGGGCCGCCTGGAGTTCGCTCAAGACAAGGACAGCGCCAAGCGCGAGTTCAACATGGCGTGTATGCGCAACGAAAAGCTCGGCTGCGCAGCGCTCAACGTCGGCTTTGGTGACCAGCGAGTCGCGGTGTTCGAGCCGGCGAAGAAGATGGCAGCGACTCAGGCGTGCATGCGGGGCTCGAATCTGGACTGCGTCCTGGTCGGACTGATGGACGGCGCCATGAAGATGCCGACGGCCGGCCAACACTTCAAACAGGCGTGCATGCGCGGCGACCAGACGGCCTGTGCCTTCGAAAAGTCCCTGGCCAAGCCCTGA